In the Phycisphaerales bacterium genome, CCGCCGCGCCGCACGCCAGTCCGGAGCCGCGCGCACCTTCTACGACGTGTTCTACGAGTCGATCGACTGGGAGAAGACCAAGGCGTACATGGCCAGCAATACCGAAGGCGGCCTGTATCTCAATGTGAAGGGTCGCCAACTCTACGGCTCGCACGTCGATCATGGCTGCATCGAGCCGCGCGACTACGAAAAGGTCCGCAACGAAGTCATCGAAGCGCTGCGCGACATCCGCCACCCCGAGACCGGCCGGCCCATGCTCTCACACGTCAAAGTGCGCGAAGAGGTCTACACGGGCAAGTACACTGATCGCGCGCCCGACATCGTGTTCTTCCTCGACAACGGCGAGTGGATCGCAGACTTTTCGCTGGGCAAAGGTGCATTCCGCAAGGCCGATTGGAAGACCGGCTCAGGCATGCACCGCATGGAAGGCTGCTTCCTCGCGTGCGGCCCGGGCATCAAGCACAACCCGAACGTCACGACGGACATCTTCAACGTCGTGCCGACGGTGCTGGGCTACATGGGCCTGCCGATTCCCGATGACATGGATGGCAAGTTCATCCGCGAGGCGTTCACCGACGAGTGGCTTGCCTCGCACGAGATCACCTACGCCGGCACGTCGTCGCAGGAAGGCAAGGGCTGGGGCGAAGGCCAGGATGTCTTCAACCAGGATGAAGAGCAGGTGCTTGTGGATCGCCTGCGCGGCCTGGGTTATCTCGACTGACCGATCGCGGTTTCGCCATCAGCGTTCAAGCGCTGCCGCGCGATCTTCACTGCCTCCGCCGAGACATCGCAGCCGATCCACTTCCGCTGCAATCGCTGCGCCGCCACGAGCGTCGTGCCGCTGCCGCAGAAGAAGTCTGCGACGAGGCCGCCGGGCGGACAGCATGCTGTGATGAGCCGTTCGAGCAGGGCCAGGGGCTTCTGCGTCGGATAGCCCGTGCGCTCCGCGGCCATGTTGTTGATCGAGGGGATGTCGAGCACATCCGTGGCTTTCTTCGTGAGCCCGCGCATGCGCGCGCTCGTCGCCGGCACGCGCGGCGGCTCGAACCAGTACTGCTCCGACCGGCCGTAGAAGAGAATGTCATCGTGCTTGCGGGCAAAGCGGCGCGGCGAGGAGCCGCCCAGGCCGTAGGACCAGATGAGATGGTTCACGAACCGCTCAGCGCCGAAGATCTCATCGAGCAGCAGCCGCAGGTGATGGCTCGTGCGCCAGTCGCAGTGCAGCAGCAGCGAGCCCGTCGGCTTGAGCACGCGATGCATCTCGGCAAGGCGCGGCCGCATGAACGCGAGATAGTCGCGCATCGTCGGCCATGCGTCGGCGTAGCAGGCTGCTTGTCCGGCCGTTCCGCCTGCGCGCTGTGTCCCCCGCTGCTGCTGCCCCGTGTTGAACGGCGGATCGATGTAGACGAGATCGACCGTGCCCGCGCCGAGGCGCCGCAGCAGATCGAGGTTGTCGCCATGATGGATGGCGGCCTCCACTCCCTCCTCCGGCTCTGCGGGGGAGGGCCGGGGTGGGGGCGAACTGCCGGAACCTGTCGATTGCAGATCACGCACCCGACTGGTCATACCTTTTCAAGAACGGCCGCCGAAGACTCAGTGATGCCCGTGCCCGCCGTGGTCGTGGCCGTGATCATCGTGATGATCGGGCTCGGCCGGCTCGGGGGCCTTGGTGAGCACCGCCACGGAGCCGAGCGTCGCGGCGAGCACAAAGAGCGTGATGCAGCCGATGATGACCTTGCCATACCACGAAGGCGGCTCTTCGACGGCCAGCGCCTCGGCGGCGTGCATGCCGGGATCGGCTTCGTGCCCGCCGGCGTGGCTGTCCTGCTCGTGCCCCGCGTCTTCATGGCTGTTGGCTTCCCCGTGCTCATCCTGCGCGGCGGCGTGTGTGTCCTGAGGCTCGCTGTGCCCCGGCTGCTCCTGCCCTTGCCCATCCTGCGCCCACGCGCCGGGCGTCAGCGCGAGCAGAGACCCGAGGATGAACACGGCTCCGATAGTGCGAATAACCCGCTGCATGGAGGCAGTATATGCGCGCCGGCGCCGCGTTTTTCTCTCCCAATCTTCGCCGACTTGACCGGTGCGGCGGCATTCCACTTCGAGCGCTGCCCTTTGGTCGCTCAATGCTCATTCCGTCGCGGCAAGGCCGGTTTTCTCGCGGACGTGCGTGCGCGGTGCGCGTTTGCTGCGCAGGGACCCCTGTTTGGACGCGCCAAACGCGCGAGAGGAGGAGCCAAACGCGCCGGAGCGGTGGTCATTCGGGCCTGCGAAAGACGATTCGGCGCCGATCAGCCGTCCTCACGCGCCATTGGCGCTCCGCCCAGCGCGACTCCCCCATCCAATCGCCGGTTTCGACGAGCCAACCCGGTGTCTCTGCGCGCCAAGCGCGCAAGTTATGTGGATAACTCGGGGGCTTCGATGTCGTGCGGCGAGAAGCCCTGACCGGCGAGCGGAGCGGTGTGCGGAAGCAGTGCTCCCTGCGCGCCCGGCCCGCCGGTCCATGTCGCCGGGCCTACGGAATCTGTACGACGTTGCTGATCGAGCAGGGATAGCCGTCGCTCACGATCATCTGGAGATAGCCGCCGCAGGCGAAGACAGGAACACGTCCCGTCATCTGACCCTCGCCTTCTCCTCCTGAGCGAAAAATCCGAGCGAGGCGGAGACCATCCGTCCCGAGGCCGAGGGTCGTCCCGGCACACGGCGGCCCGTTGAGTCGGTACTCTCCGAGATTTCTGCTGAACCACAAGCCTGCTTGCTTGTCTGCTGTCGCGCCAGTCCATTCAATGGCAATCTCGCCCGGACAGGTGCCTTCAACTCTCAGGAGCAGGTCCTGCGCAAGCGCTGTGCTCCCCAGACCCATTACTCCCAAGACACTCGAGAGGATCAACAATTTCATATCTTGCCGCCTTTCGACACTGATGTGATTAGTTCGGAAAAGTGAATTCGATGAGGTTGGAAACGCGGCAGTCTGACAGATCGACTGCTTGTAGATAGCGCGTCTGGCCGGCCCAACCGCTCGGGACAGACGCGTCATAAACCAATGCTCCGTTGCTTCCGGCAGTCCTCTCGCCCTCTCGTTTGTCTATCGAACCCTCACTGCGGAATCTGCACGACGTTGCTCGTGCTGCACGGAAAACCATCATTCACGATGAGTTGCAAGTACCCTCCGCAGGCAAACGCATTCACCCGCCCGGGTCGTTCGCCCGAGCCCTCTGAACCAGACGGCATGAGCGCCACAAGGCGCAGGCCGGTCGTGCCGAGTCCTGTCTCAGTACCCGCGCACCAGATCTGCGGAATCGTGAAACGGCCGGTCGTCCGTGCAAACATCAGCCCCATCCAGCGATCCGCTTCAGCGCCGTCCCATTGAAGGGTGACGGCCCCGGGGCAGTTCCCTTGCACGGAAGCGGTTACATCGTCGGGCCCACGAACAACTCCCAATACGGTGACTTCTGCGAGACACACCGCAACCACCAACGCAAGCGTGGACGCGCGATGGATCGTTGCTCTGCCCACAACGGCCTCCTTCTGATTATGAGACTACCTCACAATCGTGGTGGCCGTCTACGAAAATCGAGTCGGCGGTCTTGATATTCCCACCTTCAGGGCGGTTTCCCCGAGGTGGATTTCAGGCGCTCAGCCCTACGGCCGCACCGGGTGCCTTCCGATCGAGATGTACGTGAAGCCGAGTTCGGCCAAGGCGGGGCGCCGATACAAGTTGCGGCCGTCAAAGATGAGCGGCTGCTTGAGGCTCGCCCGCATCGTGTCCCAGTCGGGGTTCTTGAACTCGTCCCAGTCGGTACAGATGACCAGCGCATCGGCGCCCTGGAGGCACTGGTACATGTCATCGGCGATGTCCACCTTCTCACCCAGTTCGCGCTTGGTGTTGGCGGCGGCCACGCGATCAAAGGCGCGGACCTTGCCGCCCTTGGCGGCGATCCAGTTGATAAGCGTGATGGCCGGGGCCTCGCGGATGTCATCGGTGCGCGGCTTGAACGCCAGGCCCCAGAAGGCGAAGCGCCGGCCGGCGAGGTTGCCGTCGAATTCCTCGGCGATCTTGCGGAAGAACAGGGCCCGCTGCTCCTGGTTCACATCATGCACCGCCTGCAGCAGCCGGGTCGGCACGCCGACGGCCTTGCCCATCGAAATGCACGCGAGCGTGTCCTTGGGGAAGCACGAGCCGCCGTAGCCCAGTCCCGGATAAAGGAACTGGTTACCGATGCGGCTGTCCGAGCACATGCCTTCGCGCACGCGATTGACGTTGGCGCCGTAGGCATCGCACAGGCTGGCGATTTCATTGATGAAGGAGATCTTCGTGGCGAGCATGGCGTTGGAGGCGTACTTGACCATCTCGCTGCTGAGCACATCCATGATGAAGATCGGATTGCCCTGGCGCACGAAGGGGTCGTAGAGGTCCTTCATCATCTCGCCGACTTCGGCCGCCTCGACGCCGCACACCACGCGATCGGGCTTGTTGAAGTCGTTGATGGCGTCGCCCTCTTTGAGGAACTCGGGGTTGTTGGCGACGTGGAAGGGGTAATCCGTCTTGCCGCGAATGATATCGCGCACGAGAAACGTCGTGCCCACGGGCACGGTGGACTTGACGACGACGGTCTTGGGCTTCTGGTTGGGACCGAGCGCGTTGATGGCCGCGGCGATCGCCTCGGCGGCGGAGCGGACGAACTTCAGATCGGCCTTGCCGTCGGCGTCGGACGGCGTGCCGACGCAGATGAAGATGACATCGGCCTGGCTGTAGGCGCGCTCGGCGTCGGTGGTGAAGAAGAGCCGGCCCGCGGCGACGTTGCGCTGGATGAGTTCATCGAGGCCGGGCTCGTAGATGGGGACTTCGCCGCGATTGAGGCGGTCGATCTTGGCTGAATCGACGTCGAGGCAGGTGACCTTGTTGCCGGTGTTGGCAAAGCAGGTGCCGGTGACGAGACCGACGTATCCGGTGCCGACCATGGTAAGACGCATGGAGAATCCTTCAGAATTGACTGGCGGCAGGCGCCTCGGGCAGCTGCCGGCGGCCCGCCTTCCCTCCCGTGAAACAACAACCGCGCCGGGACTTCA is a window encoding:
- a CDS encoding site-specific DNA-methyltransferase, with protein sequence MEAAIHHGDNLDLLRRLGAGTVDLVYIDPPFNTGQQQRGTQRAGGTAGQAACYADAWPTMRDYLAFMRPRLAEMHRVLKPTGSLLLHCDWRTSHHLRLLLDEIFGAERFVNHLIWSYGLGGSSPRRFARKHDDILFYGRSEQYWFEPPRVPATSARMRGLTKKATDVLDIPSINNMAAERTGYPTQKPLALLERLITACCPPGGLVADFFCGSGTTLVAAQRLQRKWIGCDVSAEAVKIARQRLNADGETAIGQSR
- a CDS encoding UDP-glucose/GDP-mannose dehydrogenase family protein — its product is MRLTMVGTGYVGLVTGTCFANTGNKVTCLDVDSAKIDRLNRGEVPIYEPGLDELIQRNVAAGRLFFTTDAERAYSQADVIFICVGTPSDADGKADLKFVRSAAEAIAAAINALGPNQKPKTVVVKSTVPVGTTFLVRDIIRGKTDYPFHVANNPEFLKEGDAINDFNKPDRVVCGVEAAEVGEMMKDLYDPFVRQGNPIFIMDVLSSEMVKYASNAMLATKISFINEIASLCDAYGANVNRVREGMCSDSRIGNQFLYPGLGYGGSCFPKDTLACISMGKAVGVPTRLLQAVHDVNQEQRALFFRKIAEEFDGNLAGRRFAFWGLAFKPRTDDIREAPAITLINWIAAKGGKVRAFDRVAAANTKRELGEKVDIADDMYQCLQGADALVICTDWDEFKNPDWDTMRASLKQPLIFDGRNLYRRPALAELGFTYISIGRHPVRP